A region of Rhodospirillales bacterium DNA encodes the following proteins:
- a CDS encoding S26 family signal peptidase: protein MIGRTHTLLAMLASVGSLSLTFGRAAPPLYMWNASASVPVGLYRLQSIDERYVSELVAVMPPEPLATFLSDGNYLPRGVPLLKHVLALPGQTVCRDGLTVRVDTVAMGVARERDGRGRPLPTWQGCRAIGSGELFLMNWQSADSLDGRYFGPIPASAVIGRAHPVWIEKED, encoded by the coding sequence ATGATCGGCCGAACACACACGCTCTTGGCCATGCTGGCCAGTGTTGGCTCCCTGTCGCTGACCTTCGGCAGGGCAGCACCTCCGCTCTACATGTGGAACGCCTCCGCCAGTGTGCCCGTGGGTCTCTACCGGCTGCAGTCGATCGACGAGCGGTACGTCTCCGAGCTCGTCGCCGTCATGCCGCCAGAACCGCTCGCGACCTTCCTCTCGGACGGCAACTACCTGCCGCGTGGCGTTCCCCTGTTGAAGCACGTCTTGGCGCTTCCCGGTCAGACTGTTTGCCGGGACGGCCTCACCGTCAGGGTTGATACGGTCGCGATGGGCGTGGCACGCGAGCGCGATGGACGTGGCCGACCGCTGCCCACCTGGCAGGGCTGCCGCGCCATCGGCTCCGGGGAACTCTTCCTGATGAACTGGCAATCGGCCGACTCGCTGGACGGCCGGTACTTCGGGCCGATCCCGGCATCCGCTGTCATCGGCCGCGCGCATCCGGTTTGGATCGAGAAGGAGGATTGA
- a CDS encoding TrbC/VIRB2 family protein — MIRFATRHAVLAAATLSSTLLVFSSAAYAAGSSMPWEQPLQQVLQSVEGPVAKIVAVITIIVTGLTLAFGDTSGGFRRLIQIVFGISIAFAASSFFLSFFSFGGGALV; from the coding sequence ATGATCCGCTTTGCGACACGGCACGCCGTGTTGGCCGCCGCCACTTTGTCCTCGACGCTGCTGGTCTTCTCGTCGGCGGCCTATGCGGCGGGCTCCAGCATGCCGTGGGAGCAGCCTCTGCAGCAGGTCCTGCAATCTGTCGAAGGCCCGGTGGCCAAGATCGTCGCCGTGATCACCATCATCGTCACCGGTCTTACTCTGGCCTTCGGTGACACCTCCGGTGGCTTCCGCCGGCTGATCCAGATCGTGTTCGGCATCTCGATCGCCTTCGCCGCCTCGAGCTTCTTCCTGTCGTTCTTCTCCTTCGGCGGCGGAGCGCTGGTCTGA
- a CDS encoding DUF2840 domain-containing protein, translating into MSDLTHVELLWLEKQTEHWIRFGRAAAEQILDRRRRVLSFAPGSIFAFVRWAANDHGTVASRIDILRAVRSSEACATVPYVRPGADILLRASGWPKVKHVLQMIDIVEALGIDAADAAPDYWRHVHNRLSVGEALRPYTLARHKAWLLRQRIGS; encoded by the coding sequence ATGAGCGATCTCACCCATGTCGAGCTCCTGTGGCTCGAGAAGCAGACCGAGCACTGGATCCGCTTCGGCCGCGCCGCCGCGGAGCAGATTCTCGATCGGCGGCGGCGTGTCCTGTCCTTTGCTCCGGGCAGCATCTTCGCCTTCGTGCGCTGGGCCGCCAACGACCACGGCACGGTCGCCTCGCGGATCGACATCCTGCGCGCCGTTCGGTCCAGCGAAGCCTGCGCAACGGTTCCCTATGTGCGCCCTGGTGCCGACATCCTGCTGCGGGCTTCGGGCTGGCCGAAGGTCAAGCACGTGCTGCAGATGATCGACATCGTCGAGGCGCTGGGCATCGATGCGGCCGATGCCGCACCGGACTACTGGCGCCACGTTCACAATCGTCTGTCAGTCGGCGAAGCGCTGCGACCCTACACCTTGGCGCGGCACAAGGCTTGGCTTCTCCGGCAGCGGATTGGCTCATGA
- a CDS encoding VirB3 family type IV secretion system protein, whose translation MAGFTEYAHDVPGYAVPIHRALTEQILLGGAPRSIAILNGTLAAALGLGLRLWLVGLGFWVIGHLAAVWAAKRDPQFVDVVRRHLRIPGHLSV comes from the coding sequence ATGGCGGGGTTCACCGAATACGCGCATGACGTTCCGGGCTATGCCGTCCCGATACACCGGGCGCTCACCGAGCAGATCCTGCTGGGCGGTGCGCCGCGCTCGATCGCCATCCTCAACGGCACCTTAGCGGCAGCACTCGGCCTCGGCTTGCGCCTCTGGCTGGTCGGCCTCGGCTTCTGGGTGATCGGCCATCTCGCCGCCGTGTGGGCGGCCAAGCGCGATCCTCAGTTCGTCGACGTGGTGCGCCGCCACCTGCGCATCCCCGGTCATCTGAGCGTCTGA
- a CDS encoding conjugal transfer protein TraG translates to MSATKILWGQVTLVFAIVLVTLWGATQWTAWRLGYQMQLGPPWFELVGVPFYVPPAFFWWWYAYDAYAPSIFVEGAFIAASGGLISIAVAIGMSVWRAREAKNVATYGSARWATAREARHAGLIGPDGVVLGKLGADYLRHDGPEHVLCFAPTRSGKGVGLVVPTLLTWPGSSIVHDIKGENWELTSGFRSRHGRVLLFDPTNAESAAYNPLLEVRRGEWEVRDVQNIADVLVDPEGALERRNHWEKTSHALLVGAILHVLYAGQDKTLAGVAAFLSDPKRPIETTLRAMMTTAHLGEAGVHPVIASAARELLNKSENERSGVLSTAMSFLGLYRDPVVAQVTRRCDWRIRDLVENDRPTTLYLVVPPSDISRTKPLVRLVLNQIGRRLTEELHAKGRRHRLLLMLDEFPALGRLDFFESALAFMAGYGLKSFLIAQSLNQIEKAYGPNNAILDNCHVRVCFATNDERTAKRVSDALGTATEIRDARNYAGHRLSPWLGHLMVSRQETARPLLTPGEVMQLPATDELVLVSACPPIRARKARYYEDRRLTERLLPAPKPERPRASSIALDDWSAAPIPPSPAAGGEAAGVQEGQLVEDPANGGIRREPELAEHEDIAPEPTKLLPEFEFAEDDADEDAVRARRLRATARGLARQAATDPGAGIDL, encoded by the coding sequence ATGTCTGCGACCAAGATCCTCTGGGGGCAGGTGACCCTCGTTTTCGCGATCGTGCTCGTCACCTTGTGGGGGGCGACGCAATGGACGGCTTGGCGGCTGGGCTACCAGATGCAGCTCGGGCCGCCGTGGTTCGAACTCGTTGGCGTTCCTTTCTACGTCCCGCCCGCCTTCTTCTGGTGGTGGTACGCTTACGATGCCTATGCGCCTTCCATCTTCGTCGAAGGCGCCTTCATCGCTGCCTCGGGAGGATTGATCTCGATTGCCGTCGCAATCGGCATGTCGGTCTGGCGTGCCCGCGAGGCGAAGAACGTGGCGACCTATGGGTCGGCGCGTTGGGCGACGGCCCGCGAGGCGCGCCACGCGGGTCTCATCGGTCCAGACGGGGTGGTGCTGGGCAAGCTCGGCGCCGACTACCTGCGCCATGACGGACCGGAACACGTGCTCTGCTTCGCCCCAACTCGAAGTGGCAAGGGTGTAGGCCTGGTCGTGCCGACCTTGCTGACCTGGCCAGGCAGCTCGATTGTTCACGACATCAAGGGTGAGAACTGGGAGCTGACCTCGGGGTTCCGGTCACGGCATGGCCGGGTGCTGCTGTTCGATCCGACCAATGCGGAGTCGGCGGCGTACAATCCCTTGCTCGAGGTTCGCCGGGGCGAATGGGAAGTCCGCGACGTCCAGAACATCGCCGACGTTCTGGTCGACCCCGAAGGCGCGCTGGAGCGCCGAAACCATTGGGAAAAGACCAGTCACGCCCTGCTGGTCGGCGCGATCCTGCATGTCCTGTATGCTGGGCAGGACAAGACTCTCGCCGGCGTCGCCGCCTTTCTGTCCGACCCGAAGCGGCCGATCGAGACGACTCTCCGGGCGATGATGACTACGGCGCATCTCGGTGAGGCGGGCGTCCACCCGGTCATCGCCTCGGCGGCGCGGGAGCTGTTGAACAAGAGCGAGAACGAGCGCTCTGGTGTGCTCTCCACCGCCATGTCCTTCCTCGGCCTATACCGCGACCCCGTCGTGGCCCAGGTGACGCGCCGCTGCGACTGGCGCATCCGTGATCTCGTCGAAAACGACCGACCGACCACGTTGTACCTCGTCGTGCCACCGTCCGACATCAGCCGGACCAAGCCGCTGGTGCGGCTCGTGTTGAACCAGATCGGCCGCCGGCTGACCGAGGAACTCCATGCCAAGGGGCGGCGCCATCGGCTGCTGCTCATGCTGGACGAGTTTCCCGCACTGGGCCGCCTCGACTTCTTCGAATCGGCGCTCGCCTTCATGGCAGGCTATGGGTTGAAGAGCTTTCTCATCGCCCAGTCGCTCAATCAGATCGAGAAAGCGTATGGACCGAATAATGCCATCCTCGACAATTGCCACGTGCGCGTATGCTTCGCCACGAACGACGAGCGCACCGCCAAGCGCGTCTCGGATGCGCTCGGCACGGCAACCGAGATTCGTGATGCAAGGAACTACGCCGGCCATAGGCTCAGTCCATGGCTCGGCCATCTGATGGTCTCTCGGCAGGAGACGGCGCGACCTTTGCTGACACCTGGAGAGGTCATGCAGTTGCCGGCGACCGACGAGTTGGTGCTGGTTTCTGCCTGCCCACCGATCCGGGCCAGGAAAGCTCGGTACTACGAGGACCGGCGGCTGACGGAGCGTCTGCTGCCAGCGCCGAAGCCAGAACGGCCGAGAGCTTCCAGCATCGCCCTCGATGACTGGAGCGCGGCGCCTATTCCTCCAAGTCCGGCAGCAGGCGGGGAAGCAGCCGGCGTTCAGGAGGGGCAGCTCGTCGAAGATCCCGCCAATGGCGGGATTCGCCGGGAGCCGGAGCTTGCCGAGCATGAGGACATCGCACCCGAGCCGACAAAGCTGTTGCCGGAGTTTGAGTTTGCCGAGGATGACGCCGACGAAGACGCGGTGCGCGCGCGCCGGCTACGCGCGACCGCCCGGGGGCTCGCTCGACAAGCCGCGACGGATCCTGGCGCTGGGATTGATCTGTGA
- the trbL gene encoding P-type conjugative transfer protein TrbL — MGGTGVIDRFLEVFTSYIDSGFGLLGSEVGFLAATLAAIDLTLAALFWAWGRDEDVIARLVKKTLFIGAFAYLIGNWNSLARIVFDSFAGLGLKASGTGLSAADFLRPGRVAQVGLDAGRPILDSISGLMGYISFFENFIQIAVLLFAWVVVLLAFFILAVQLFITLIEFKLTTLAGFVLIPFGLFTKTAFLAERVLGNVVSSGVKVLVLAVIVGIGSTLFSQFTSGSGGAQPSIEDAMALVLASLALLGLGIFGPGIANGIVSGGPQLGAGAAVGTGLAAGGLGVAAGAIAAGGASAAAGVARGSAALAGGATAAYRGGGLSGVTMTGASAVGSPLRRAGSSLATNFEAGGRAAAGGSDTGTAPEPGDTPPAWAQRMRRSQAASHGASAAIHAVRSGDHGGGGSSIDLSEGNR, encoded by the coding sequence ATGGGCGGCACAGGCGTCATCGACCGGTTCCTCGAAGTCTTTACCAGCTACATAGACAGCGGCTTCGGGCTGCTGGGCAGCGAAGTCGGCTTCCTGGCGGCCACGCTGGCCGCGATCGACTTGACGCTGGCCGCGCTGTTCTGGGCTTGGGGCCGGGACGAGGATGTCATCGCTCGGCTCGTCAAGAAGACTCTGTTCATCGGCGCCTTCGCCTACCTCATTGGCAACTGGAACAGCCTCGCCCGCATCGTGTTCGACAGCTTCGCGGGTTTGGGTCTGAAGGCTTCCGGCACTGGTCTGTCGGCGGCGGACTTTTTGCGTCCCGGCCGCGTCGCCCAGGTCGGTCTCGATGCCGGACGGCCCATCCTCGACTCCATCTCCGGACTGATGGGCTACATCAGCTTCTTCGAGAACTTCATCCAGATCGCGGTGCTTCTGTTCGCCTGGGTCGTGGTGCTGCTCGCCTTCTTCATTCTCGCCGTCCAGCTCTTCATCACCCTGATCGAGTTCAAGCTGACGACCCTTGCCGGCTTCGTGCTGATCCCGTTCGGACTCTTCACCAAGACTGCCTTCCTGGCCGAGCGCGTGCTGGGCAACGTCGTGTCCTCGGGCGTGAAGGTCCTGGTGCTGGCTGTCATCGTCGGCATCGGCTCGACCTTGTTCTCGCAGTTCACCTCGGGATCAGGCGGTGCACAGCCTTCCATCGAGGATGCCATGGCGCTGGTGCTCGCCTCGCTGGCGTTGCTGGGGCTGGGCATCTTCGGACCGGGCATCGCCAACGGCATCGTCTCGGGCGGGCCGCAGCTCGGCGCCGGCGCCGCCGTGGGAACGGGCTTGGCGGCTGGCGGCCTTGGTGTCGCAGCAGGCGCCATCGCCGCAGGTGGTGCGAGCGCCGCGGCCGGTGTGGCGCGCGGCTCCGCCGCGCTGGCTGGCGGGGCAACAGCCGCCTATCGCGGCGGTGGCCTGTCCGGTGTGACCATGACTGGAGCCTCTGCTGTCGGCAGTCCGCTGCGTCGGGCTGGTTCCAGCCTCGCAACCAACTTTGAAGCGGGCGGTCGTGCCGCAGCCGGCGGTTCAGACACTGGCACCGCGCCGGAACCGGGCGACACACCGCCCGCCTGGGCGCAGCGCATGCGGCGGAGCCAGGCCGCCAGTCATGGCGCCTCAGCCGCCATCCACGCCGTCCGCTCCGGCGATCACGGCGGCGGCGGATCCTCCATTGATCTCTCCGAAGGAAACCGTTGA
- a CDS encoding CopG family transcriptional regulator has product MRTKHTFRLPPDVALKLADYASRKRVPQAHIVETALTSFLSPDASERLEGALGRRLDRLVRQVERLERNVSISNEALALFVRFWLTATPPLPDAAQPAAQAKGRERYEGYVDALGRRLAKGRTLAAEISQEIEPEAQTAVEQNTPS; this is encoded by the coding sequence ATGCGCACCAAGCATACATTTCGTCTACCACCCGATGTCGCGCTCAAGCTGGCCGACTACGCTTCGCGCAAGCGCGTACCGCAGGCCCACATCGTGGAAACTGCCCTTACATCCTTCTTGTCGCCGGACGCTTCCGAGAGACTTGAAGGAGCGCTCGGCCGCCGCCTGGATCGGCTCGTTCGACAGGTCGAGCGTCTGGAGCGCAACGTCAGCATTTCCAACGAGGCGCTGGCGCTGTTCGTGCGGTTCTGGCTGACCGCGACGCCGCCTTTGCCAGACGCTGCGCAACCGGCTGCCCAGGCAAAAGGTCGGGAGCGCTACGAAGGCTATGTCGATGCGCTGGGCCGTCGCCTGGCCAAAGGCCGGACCCTGGCCGCGGAGATTTCTCAGGAGATCGAGCCGGAGGCGCAAACAGCAGTCGAGCAAAACACGCCGAGCTGA
- the trbJ gene encoding P-type conjugative transfer protein TrbJ produces MTSIRRFGVTLAATVAIAGTALPAVAQMTVFDPSNYSQNLLTAARTLQQVNNQILSLQNEAQMLMNQARHLTSLPYSSLQQLQQSIGRTRQLLGQAQNIAYDVQQIDRAFSTTYAPASANQSDQVLIANAQARWQNSVAGLQDALRVQATVVGNLDTNRTEMSALVDASQGAVGALEAVQAGNQLLALQAQQLADLTAAIAAQGRAQSLEAAARVAAQDQAREQLRRFLAPNQGYQPSIVRMFHE; encoded by the coding sequence ATGACTTCCATTCGTCGCTTCGGCGTCACACTCGCGGCTACAGTCGCCATCGCGGGCACCGCGCTGCCGGCTGTCGCTCAGATGACGGTGTTCGACCCCAGCAACTACTCGCAGAACCTGCTGACGGCGGCGCGCACCCTGCAGCAGGTCAACAATCAGATTCTGTCGCTGCAGAACGAAGCGCAGATGCTGATGAACCAGGCGCGCCATCTCACGAGCCTGCCGTACTCCTCCCTGCAGCAACTGCAGCAGTCCATCGGCCGGACCCGGCAATTGCTCGGCCAGGCGCAGAACATCGCCTACGACGTTCAACAGATCGATCGGGCCTTTTCGACGACCTATGCGCCGGCGTCGGCGAACCAGTCGGATCAAGTGCTGATCGCCAATGCGCAAGCTCGTTGGCAGAACTCGGTGGCAGGTTTGCAGGATGCTCTGCGCGTCCAGGCGACGGTGGTGGGCAACCTCGACACCAATCGCACCGAGATGTCCGCTTTGGTCGACGCGAGCCAGGGCGCGGTTGGGGCGCTGGAGGCGGTGCAGGCGGGCAACCAGCTCCTCGCGCTGCAGGCACAACAGCTCGCGGATCTGACGGCAGCTATTGCCGCGCAGGGCCGGGCCCAGAGTCTCGAGGCGGCCGCGCGCGTCGCTGCCCAGGACCAGGCGAGGGAGCAGCTCCGGCGCTTCCTTGCGCCCAATCAGGGATATCAGCCCTCGATCGTCCGAATGTTCCACGAGTGA
- a CDS encoding lytic transglycosylase domain-containing protein has protein sequence MTEILLMSVAAGPGGMARAEPAAAVSSKSTSATDPYAAFVHEAAKRFGLPASWISAVMAMESGGDVLALSPQGAMGLMQIMPDTWAGLRASHGLGADPYEPRDNILAGAAYLREMHDRYGSPGFLAAYNAGPARYDEYLMTGRELPTETQLYVAMLAPLIREGQANGMVAGSRRVLSWQESPLFAARDQDSRAAMSSLSGASPDRTSDSRSVAGASGLAPQTGGLFVRREYAKRLP, from the coding sequence ATGACTGAGATCCTGCTGATGTCCGTCGCGGCCGGACCTGGCGGAATGGCACGTGCCGAACCCGCCGCCGCGGTGTCGTCGAAGAGCACATCCGCCACCGATCCTTACGCGGCCTTCGTTCACGAAGCTGCAAAGCGATTTGGCCTGCCGGCATCCTGGATCAGCGCCGTGATGGCGATGGAAAGCGGCGGCGACGTGCTGGCGCTGTCGCCGCAAGGTGCCATGGGATTGATGCAGATCATGCCCGACACTTGGGCTGGCTTGCGTGCCAGTCACGGGCTCGGTGCCGACCCGTATGAGCCGCGCGACAACATCCTTGCCGGCGCGGCGTATCTGCGCGAGATGCACGACCGCTACGGCTCGCCAGGCTTCCTAGCTGCGTACAACGCAGGTCCTGCGCGTTACGACGAGTATCTGATGACGGGCCGTGAGCTGCCGACCGAGACCCAACTCTACGTCGCCATGCTCGCCCCGCTGATCAGGGAAGGGCAGGCCAATGGCATGGTTGCCGGCAGCCGCCGTGTCCTGTCGTGGCAAGAGTCGCCGCTGTTTGCGGCGCGTGATCAGGACAGTCGGGCAGCGATGTCGTCACTATCGGGAGCGTCACCAGACCGAACGTCGGACAGCCGTTCCGTTGCCGGCGCGTCCGGGCTGGCACCACAAACTGGCGGACTGTTTGTCCGTCGTGAGTACGCAAAGCGGCTGCCGTGA
- the trbB gene encoding P-type conjugative transfer ATPase TrbB, whose translation MTVHSFQAEVISRGARMLRTALGPAIAEWLEDPSVVEVMLNPDGRLWIDRLSSGLVETQERLSPAEGERIVRLVAHHVGAEVHPRSPRVSAELPETGERFEGLLPPVVAAPSFAIRKPAVAVFTLEEYAAAGIMTVGQATVLREAVAKRRNILVVGGTSTGKTTLANALLAEVAKTSDRVVLIEDTRELQCRAPNLVALRTKDGVASLSELVRSSLRLRPDRIPIGEVRGAEALDLLKAWGTGHPGGIGTIHAGTAIGALRRLEQLIQEAVVTVPRALIAETIDLIAVLSGRGVSRRLAELARVDGLDANSDYALSSAGESQ comes from the coding sequence ATGACGGTCCATTCCTTCCAAGCTGAGGTGATCTCGCGCGGCGCGCGCATGCTGCGCACCGCCCTGGGACCGGCCATCGCCGAGTGGCTCGAGGATCCATCGGTCGTGGAGGTGATGCTCAATCCCGATGGCCGGCTCTGGATCGATCGGCTGTCGAGTGGTCTGGTCGAGACACAGGAGCGTCTCTCACCCGCCGAGGGCGAGCGCATCGTGCGGCTGGTCGCCCACCATGTCGGAGCCGAGGTTCATCCTCGCAGTCCTCGCGTCTCGGCGGAGCTGCCCGAGACGGGAGAGCGCTTCGAGGGACTGCTGCCGCCCGTCGTCGCGGCACCCTCCTTCGCGATCCGCAAGCCGGCGGTCGCCGTCTTCACCCTCGAGGAGTATGCCGCGGCCGGCATCATGACGGTCGGCCAGGCGACGGTCCTCCGCGAGGCTGTCGCGAAGCGCCGCAACATCCTCGTCGTGGGCGGAACCTCGACCGGCAAGACCACTCTCGCCAACGCGCTGCTCGCCGAAGTCGCCAAGACGTCGGACCGCGTCGTGCTGATCGAGGATACGCGCGAGCTGCAGTGTCGCGCACCCAACCTCGTGGCGTTGCGCACCAAGGATGGCGTGGCCTCCTTGTCCGAGCTGGTGCGGTCGTCGCTTCGGCTGCGGCCCGACCGCATCCCGATCGGCGAGGTGCGCGGCGCCGAAGCGCTCGATCTCCTCAAGGCCTGGGGCACCGGTCATCCCGGCGGCATCGGCACGATCCACGCCGGCACAGCCATCGGTGCGCTGCGCCGCTTGGAACAGCTCATCCAGGAAGCCGTCGTCACCGTGCCGCGTGCCTTGATCGCCGAGACCATCGACCTGATCGCCGTCCTCTCGGGCCGGGGTGTCTCCCGCCGGCTGGCCGAACTCGCCCGCGTCGATGGTCTCGATGCCAACTCCGACTACGCCCTCTCATCCGCAGGAGAATCTCAATGA
- a CDS encoding relaxase/mobilization nuclease and DUF3363 domain-containing protein — translation MARDDDDFRLRPGKIRDRGGARIGGRRAGGVRGRPYSFAGQIQQAIRRAGGNPSRLKGAGKGSGRFNARGRGAAVAAALKSRNAWSREGGVRTRSRRVAVKARVVKLNPQRGAAPGRQFVSAKAVDAHLRYLQRDGVTKDGEKGQVYSASRDDEDGRAFVERGREDRHQFRFIVSAEDGAELSDLRATTRDLMKQMETDLGTRLDWIAVDHHNTGHPHTHIIVQGVTDDGKTLNIAGDYIAYGIRERASEAVTRELGRQSEQEVSRSLAQEVDADRFTRLDRMLIAEQRSRNEFADLRPDRDTLDSLRQNRALLIQRARKLERMGLATEMEPGRWTVSPKAEPALRELGERGDIIKTMHRALDREGLAGARSIGGYVLHREKMTEPIVGRVLDKGLGGDEMAERARLVIDGVDGRVHHLEMDTARAEDIQRGMIVAAGSGQAGPRTSDRNILAIAGKEGIYRPARHLEQAVGAVERLGGDPAAYVRSHVRRLEALRRAGHVERIDADQWRIPADLPERGQAYDLARDRAAGRVTVLSPSGLEQQIGHDGATWLDRELVSRQRTVLADEGFGRDVTAALTRRQRWLADKGFATDLGDGRIRASREMVNRLEGRDIDRTGRALAAERGREWQPAIPGNHVSGTLVGSTQLSSGRFAMIDDGLGFSLVPWRPVLEQHVGRVVSGVALPGGDVSWSLGRTRGPGL, via the coding sequence ATGGCGCGCGATGACGACGACTTCCGCCTCCGCCCCGGCAAGATCCGAGATCGGGGCGGCGCGCGGATCGGTGGACGCCGCGCCGGTGGTGTGCGCGGCCGCCCGTACAGCTTTGCCGGTCAGATCCAGCAGGCTATCCGGCGCGCCGGCGGCAATCCTTCCCGATTGAAGGGGGCCGGGAAGGGAAGCGGCCGATTCAACGCACGGGGCCGTGGCGCCGCGGTGGCTGCGGCGCTGAAGAGCCGGAATGCCTGGAGCCGGGAGGGTGGCGTCCGCACCCGCTCGCGGCGGGTCGCGGTCAAAGCTCGTGTCGTGAAGCTCAACCCACAGCGCGGCGCTGCCCCAGGGCGGCAGTTCGTCAGCGCCAAAGCCGTCGACGCGCATCTTCGCTATCTCCAGCGCGACGGCGTGACGAAGGATGGGGAGAAGGGCCAGGTCTATTCGGCCAGCCGGGATGACGAGGATGGTCGTGCATTTGTCGAACGGGGCCGTGAGGATCGCCACCAATTCCGCTTCATCGTGTCGGCGGAAGATGGGGCCGAGCTCTCGGACCTTCGCGCGACCACACGGGATCTGATGAAGCAGATGGAGACCGACCTTGGCACCCGGCTCGACTGGATCGCGGTCGATCACCACAACACCGGCCACCCTCATACCCATATCATCGTCCAGGGTGTCACCGATGACGGCAAGACCCTTAACATTGCGGGTGACTACATCGCTTATGGCATCCGGGAACGCGCGAGCGAGGCGGTGACGCGAGAACTGGGCCGCCAGTCCGAGCAGGAAGTGTCCCGCAGCCTGGCGCAGGAGGTCGATGCCGACCGCTTCACCCGGCTGGATCGCATGCTGATTGCCGAGCAGCGGAGCCGCAACGAGTTCGCCGATCTCAGACCGGACCGGGACACGCTCGACAGCCTGCGGCAGAACCGGGCGCTGCTGATCCAGCGGGCGCGCAAGCTGGAGCGCATGGGCTTGGCCACCGAGATGGAGCCCGGGCGATGGACGGTGTCGCCCAAGGCCGAGCCCGCCTTGCGGGAACTGGGCGAGCGCGGTGACATCATCAAGACCATGCACCGGGCACTGGATCGGGAAGGGCTGGCCGGCGCCCGCTCCATTGGGGGCTATGTCCTTCATCGAGAGAAGATGACCGAGCCGATCGTTGGCCGGGTGCTCGACAAGGGGCTGGGCGGTGACGAGATGGCCGAGCGGGCACGGCTGGTCATCGACGGCGTGGACGGCCGAGTCCATCACCTTGAGATGGATACAGCTCGAGCCGAGGATATCCAGCGCGGCATGATCGTGGCGGCGGGATCCGGCCAGGCCGGACCGCGTACCTCGGACCGGAACATCCTGGCGATTGCCGGCAAGGAGGGAATCTATCGGCCGGCCCGGCACCTAGAGCAGGCTGTCGGCGCCGTCGAGCGTCTGGGTGGCGATCCCGCTGCGTACGTCCGATCCCATGTGAGGCGCCTGGAGGCGCTGCGTCGGGCGGGTCATGTCGAGCGGATCGACGCCGACCAGTGGCGCATCCCGGCCGACTTGCCCGAGCGCGGGCAAGCCTACGACCTCGCGCGGGATCGCGCGGCGGGTCGGGTCACTGTGCTCTCGCCTTCGGGTCTTGAGCAGCAGATCGGTCACGACGGGGCAACATGGCTCGACCGTGAGCTGGTGTCTCGTCAGCGCACCGTCCTGGCAGACGAGGGGTTCGGTCGGGACGTGACGGCGGCACTGACCAGGCGCCAGCGGTGGCTGGCTGACAAGGGCTTTGCTACGGACCTCGGGGACGGTCGGATCCGGGCTTCCAGAGAAATGGTGAACAGGCTGGAGGGCCGCGACATCGACCGGACCGGACGGGCGCTCGCCGCCGAGCGGGGTCGGGAATGGCAGCCCGCTATTCCGGGCAACCACGTTTCCGGGACGCTGGTCGGTTCGACGCAGCTTTCGAGCGGACGGTTCGCCATGATCGACGACGGGCTCGGCTTCAGCCTGGTCCCGTGGCGGCCCGTCCTCGAGCAGCATGTCGGTCGTGTGGTGTCGGGCGTCGCCTTGCCCGGCGGGGATGTAAGCTGGTCTCTTGGACGAACTCGAGGACCGGGCCTCTGA